The proteins below are encoded in one region of Alistipes communis:
- a CDS encoding RagB/SusD family nutrient uptake outer membrane protein: MKRIIYAALACLTFASCEDFLDKQPIEQIGTDEYFKDEASLEKYTNGFLNSYTPSSGDVTRGDGNCDIIEVKQTSSYLYQPVWNSSLQGGWSNSTWNFVYYINTFLERMHEAQGVSEAAFAHYEGTARFWRAWNYFELVKTFGGVPWYDHVVRSDSEEDLYKPRDSREYVMERVLEDLNYACEHCYTSEAWVNNQKINRYIALAIKSRICLFEGTYRKYHRVDPSTGKAWDPEYNKDNKWLREAADACEELMEAGVYSLVNSPADVATQYRSLFTSPSVLKQEVMWAREYNDEKNVRHDVTWYFTSGSMGQGWSLDADFVYTYLNRDGSRFTDRADYKSTTYAEQFENRDYRLQQTVISPEYRKLVGGTSKLFAPDLSVSYTGYQVIKFNIDDDSYEASGICWNCLPILRYAEVLLNYAEAKAELGEFDDAVWDKTIKPLRERAGVDGTRPTKIDEYLQNAYYSTDDGNPKITDCDILEIRRERAIELLLEGRRYDDLMRWHLGGLLNKQWYGIYIGEVDKAYDLNNDGVNDVCVTDKAGSEPGVKYIVRNSERALEDGASGRLVYNLQRYFNEQRYVHPIPKTALDKNPDLGQNVAWK; the protein is encoded by the coding sequence ATGAAAAGAATAATTTATGCGGCTCTGGCTTGTCTGACGTTCGCCTCCTGCGAGGATTTCCTCGACAAGCAGCCGATCGAGCAGATCGGCACCGACGAATATTTCAAGGACGAAGCTTCGCTGGAGAAATACACCAACGGCTTCCTGAACTCCTACACGCCGAGTTCGGGCGACGTCACGCGCGGCGACGGCAACTGCGACATCATCGAGGTGAAACAGACGTCGAGCTACCTCTACCAACCCGTCTGGAACTCCTCGCTGCAAGGCGGTTGGAGCAACAGCACATGGAACTTCGTCTACTACATCAACACCTTCCTCGAACGGATGCACGAAGCGCAGGGCGTGAGCGAAGCGGCCTTCGCCCACTACGAGGGTACGGCGCGCTTCTGGCGGGCATGGAACTATTTCGAACTGGTGAAGACCTTCGGCGGAGTGCCCTGGTACGACCACGTCGTCCGTTCCGACAGCGAGGAAGACCTCTACAAGCCCCGCGACAGCCGCGAATACGTCATGGAGCGCGTGCTCGAAGACCTCAACTACGCCTGCGAACACTGCTACACCTCGGAGGCATGGGTCAACAACCAGAAGATCAACCGCTACATCGCACTGGCCATCAAGTCGCGCATCTGCCTCTTCGAGGGAACCTACCGCAAATACCACCGCGTCGATCCGTCGACGGGCAAGGCGTGGGATCCCGAATACAACAAGGACAACAAATGGCTGCGCGAGGCGGCCGATGCCTGCGAAGAGCTGATGGAGGCGGGCGTCTACTCGCTCGTCAACTCGCCGGCCGACGTGGCCACGCAATACCGTTCGCTCTTCACGTCGCCCTCCGTGCTCAAACAGGAGGTGATGTGGGCGCGCGAATACAACGACGAGAAGAACGTCCGGCACGACGTGACGTGGTACTTCACCTCGGGGTCGATGGGCCAGGGCTGGTCGCTCGACGCCGACTTCGTCTACACCTATCTGAACCGCGACGGCAGCCGTTTCACCGACCGGGCCGACTACAAGTCGACGACCTACGCCGAGCAGTTCGAAAACCGCGACTACCGCTTGCAGCAGACGGTCATCTCGCCCGAATACCGCAAACTGGTCGGAGGCACCTCGAAGCTCTTCGCCCCCGACCTCTCGGTAAGCTACACGGGCTATCAGGTCATCAAGTTCAACATCGACGACGACTCCTACGAAGCGTCGGGCATCTGCTGGAACTGCCTGCCGATCCTGCGCTACGCCGAGGTATTGCTCAACTACGCCGAGGCGAAAGCCGAGCTGGGCGAGTTCGACGACGCGGTCTGGGACAAGACGATCAAACCGCTGCGCGAACGTGCCGGCGTTGACGGAACCCGTCCCACGAAGATCGACGAATACCTGCAAAACGCCTATTACAGCACCGACGACGGCAACCCCAAGATCACCGACTGCGATATTCTGGAAATCCGCCGCGAACGCGCCATCGAGCTGCTGCTCGAAGGACGCCGCTACGACGACCTGATGCGCTGGCATCTGGGCGGACTGCTCAACAAACAGTGGTACGGCATCTACATCGGTGAGGTGGACAAGGCCTACGACCTCAACAACGACGGCGTCAACGACGTATGCGTGACCGACAAGGCGGGCAGCGAACCCGGCGTGAAGTACATCGTCCGCAACTCGGAACGCGCCCTCGAAGACGGCGCCAGCGGCCGTCTGGTCTACAACCTGCAACGTTATTTCAACGAGCAGCGCTACGTCCACCCGATTCCGAAGACGGCACTCGACAAGAACCCCGATCTGGGACAGAACGTAGCTTGGAAATAG
- a CDS encoding SusC/RagA family TonB-linked outer membrane protein, giving the protein MKQCPTQRGVRTLANRCRRMGFFVVALVLTALTTSAFAQGGGNITGTVKDKSGNPIIGAAVTIPNTARGTSTDIDGRYTIKASAKESLNFSYIGYQSQLIQINNRTTIDVVLTEDNTSLEEVVVVGYGVQKKRDIVGAVEQISSKDIADRIGSYQNVSRSLQGAIPGLTVTFSDGKPTRGASFQVRGANSIGAGGSALILVDGVETDITTVNSEDIESISVLKDASSTAVYGSRGTFGVILITTKRPEKGQMKITYNGSYNFYKRTVTPELVDNGYDWTTSYLEAYTNSYATDPTNINNVFRFSRAWYSELERRNSDPSYEKWRINPADNRYEYFGNTNWYKIFYKDYTTGHQHNLSITGGTDKASYYVSGRFFHQDGIYNAGDERYNQYNVLAKGTVQATKWLRVENTTSFMSRFSHQPTLTTGGQSFTVTPTRMMNHQGFPMTLEKNPDGTWTDAAVYMGWAGFVEGNTWREDDKFDLNNKTKFTLDFIKDVLVGEIDVSYYRNHTERHMLAVPYTYYTGPESSGERPATSWYEERYYNRERVASNAVLTWTPKLGENHWLKLMGGWNIENMDYTSTLGQNTGVIDPEHPSLSLTDGELPKAQGNGSYSASLVGTFFRVNYGYKGKYLVEVSGRYDGNSKFPSNQRWGFFPSASVGWRISEEPFMAGAKSWLDNLKIRASFGSTGNGQVDNYLFLSKIAIKKNLGFLTGDSPLIYADKPSLIPDGLTWETVSTYDLGLDWEMLNGRLSIVADIYRKNTTDMYVVGPELPAVFGNSAPKGNYADMRTDGWEASISWRDNFKLGGKDFSYNLKFAIWDNVTKVTKYMATTNTLPTNYATNYYEGMTLGELWGYTCNGLFQSNEEAQTYADYSKFAQNKIVWQKGDPKYEDLNGDGRIDNGSNRLEDHGDLSIIGNTSPRYCYSLAAGARWNGIGLSMVWQGVGRRDWYPAKESGYFWGQYGRPYSIALPWHNDRYTDANQNTDAYWPRLIGYTAQGANAILSQPNTRYLQKARYVRLKNLTIDYTFPKQMLTKIGIQNLRIYLSGENLFTITPLKKYAKNYDPENIYAGDSDFSSTRGGDGSGDGDGYPVMRSYSIGLSITF; this is encoded by the coding sequence ATGAAACAATGTCCTACTCAGAGAGGAGTCCGCACGCTCGCGAACCGCTGCCGGCGTATGGGATTCTTCGTGGTCGCACTTGTTTTGACTGCCCTGACAACCAGTGCCTTCGCACAAGGGGGGGGGAATATCACCGGCACAGTCAAGGACAAGAGCGGTAATCCCATCATAGGTGCAGCCGTCACGATCCCCAACACGGCGCGCGGCACCTCTACCGACATCGACGGTCGCTACACCATCAAAGCCTCAGCCAAGGAGTCGCTGAATTTCAGCTATATCGGCTACCAATCCCAACTCATCCAAATCAACAACCGAACGACGATCGACGTCGTACTGACCGAAGACAACACCTCGCTCGAAGAGGTCGTGGTCGTAGGTTACGGCGTGCAGAAGAAGCGCGACATCGTAGGCGCTGTCGAACAGATATCCAGCAAGGATATCGCCGACCGCATCGGCTCCTACCAGAACGTGTCGCGTTCGTTGCAGGGAGCCATCCCCGGCCTGACGGTCACCTTCTCCGACGGTAAACCCACGCGCGGCGCCTCGTTCCAGGTGCGCGGCGCCAACTCGATCGGTGCGGGCGGTTCGGCCCTCATCCTCGTCGACGGCGTGGAGACCGACATCACGACGGTCAACTCCGAAGACATCGAGAGCATCTCGGTATTGAAGGACGCCTCATCGACGGCCGTCTACGGTTCGCGCGGTACGTTCGGCGTCATCCTCATCACCACCAAACGCCCCGAAAAAGGCCAGATGAAGATCACCTACAACGGTTCGTACAACTTCTACAAGCGCACCGTGACGCCCGAACTGGTCGACAACGGCTACGACTGGACGACCTCCTACCTCGAAGCGTACACCAACAGCTACGCCACCGATCCGACCAACATCAACAACGTCTTCCGTTTCAGCCGCGCATGGTACAGCGAACTGGAACGCCGCAACAGCGACCCCTCCTACGAGAAGTGGCGGATCAATCCTGCCGACAACCGCTACGAGTACTTCGGCAACACCAACTGGTACAAGATATTCTACAAGGACTACACCACCGGACACCAGCACAACCTCTCGATTACGGGCGGAACGGACAAGGCGTCGTACTACGTGTCGGGCCGTTTCTTCCATCAGGACGGTATCTACAACGCCGGCGACGAACGCTACAACCAGTACAACGTATTGGCCAAAGGCACCGTGCAGGCGACCAAATGGCTCCGCGTCGAAAACACCACCTCGTTCATGAGCCGTTTTTCGCACCAGCCGACGCTGACCACGGGCGGACAGTCGTTCACGGTGACCCCGACGCGCATGATGAACCACCAGGGCTTCCCGATGACGCTCGAAAAGAACCCCGACGGAACCTGGACCGACGCGGCCGTCTACATGGGCTGGGCCGGATTCGTCGAAGGGAACACGTGGCGCGAAGACGACAAGTTCGACCTGAACAACAAAACGAAATTCACCCTCGATTTCATCAAGGACGTGCTGGTCGGCGAGATCGACGTCAGCTACTATCGCAACCACACCGAGCGCCACATGCTCGCCGTGCCCTACACCTATTACACGGGGCCCGAAAGTTCGGGCGAACGTCCCGCGACCTCGTGGTACGAGGAGCGCTACTACAACCGCGAACGCGTGGCCAGCAACGCCGTGCTGACGTGGACGCCGAAACTGGGCGAAAACCACTGGCTCAAACTCATGGGCGGCTGGAACATCGAGAACATGGACTACACCTCCACGCTGGGGCAGAATACGGGTGTCATCGATCCCGAGCACCCCAGTCTGAGCCTTACCGACGGCGAACTGCCCAAGGCGCAGGGCAACGGCAGCTACTCGGCCAGCCTCGTGGGCACCTTCTTCCGCGTGAACTACGGCTACAAGGGAAAATACCTCGTCGAGGTGAGCGGCCGCTACGACGGCAACTCGAAATTCCCGAGCAACCAGCGCTGGGGCTTCTTCCCCTCGGCGTCGGTCGGCTGGCGTATTTCGGAGGAGCCCTTCATGGCCGGAGCCAAAAGCTGGCTCGACAACCTGAAAATCCGCGCCTCGTTCGGTTCTACCGGCAACGGCCAAGTCGACAACTACCTTTTCCTGAGCAAGATCGCGATCAAGAAGAATCTCGGATTCCTGACAGGCGACAGCCCGCTGATCTACGCCGACAAACCGTCGCTCATCCCCGACGGCCTGACGTGGGAGACGGTCAGCACCTACGACCTGGGTCTGGACTGGGAGATGCTCAACGGCCGGCTGTCGATCGTGGCGGACATCTACCGCAAGAACACGACCGACATGTACGTCGTCGGCCCCGAACTTCCCGCCGTATTCGGTAACTCCGCCCCCAAGGGCAACTACGCCGACATGCGCACCGACGGCTGGGAGGCCAGCATCTCGTGGCGCGACAACTTCAAACTGGGCGGCAAGGATTTCAGCTACAACCTGAAATTCGCCATCTGGGACAACGTGACCAAAGTGACCAAATACATGGCCACGACCAACACGCTGCCGACCAACTACGCCACCAACTACTACGAAGGCATGACGCTGGGCGAGTTGTGGGGCTACACCTGCAACGGACTGTTCCAGAGCAACGAAGAGGCGCAAACCTACGCCGACTACTCGAAGTTCGCGCAGAACAAGATCGTATGGCAGAAGGGCGACCCGAAATACGAAGACCTCAACGGCGACGGCCGCATCGACAACGGCTCCAACCGGCTGGAAGACCACGGCGACCTGTCGATCATCGGCAACACCTCGCCCCGCTACTGTTACAGCCTCGCCGCGGGTGCACGCTGGAACGGCATCGGCCTCTCGATGGTCTGGCAAGGCGTCGGCCGCCGCGACTGGTATCCCGCCAAAGAGTCGGGCTACTTCTGGGGACAGTACGGCCGGCCGTACAGCATCGCGCTGCCGTGGCACAACGACCGCTACACCGATGCCAACCAGAACACCGACGCCTACTGGCCGCGTCTGATCGGTTACACGGCACAGGGCGCGAATGCGATCCTTTCGCAGCCCAATACCCGTTACTTGCAGAAGGCCCGTTACGTGCGTCTGAAAAACCTGACGATCGACTACACCTTCCCCAAGCAGATGCTCACCAAGATCGGCATCCAGAACCTGCGCATCTACCTTTCGGGCGAGAACCTGTTCACGATCACCCCGCTGAAAAAGTACGCCAAGAACTACGACCCCGAGAACATCTACGCCGGCGACTCCGACTTTTCGAGCACGCGCGGCGGCGACGGTTCGGGCGACGGCGACGGTTATCCCGTCATGCGTTCGTACAGCATCGGTTTGAGTATCACCTTCTAA